One window of Pectobacterium carotovorum genomic DNA carries:
- a CDS encoding response regulator transcription factor — protein sequence MNILLIEDDLDLGNGVRIALEDQGLDVIWVRRKVDALHQLALCVPELVLLDLGLPDGDGMSLMANLRQQFKGIPVIILTARGTLQDRLAGLDAGADDYLVKPFVLAELLARVRALARRSYGFQNEVIEIRGLSLHVPTRRVTVGARNIDLTASEYALLETLMLRTDRVLTRRFLEEKIFGAKENMSNPLDVHMGNLRRKIGEGYVRTVRGVGYVIDTVPIQKGAG from the coding sequence GTGAACATTCTCCTAATTGAAGACGACCTCGATCTCGGCAATGGCGTACGTATTGCCCTTGAAGATCAAGGATTAGATGTCATATGGGTGCGCCGTAAAGTGGATGCGCTGCATCAACTCGCTCTCTGCGTGCCAGAACTTGTATTGCTCGACCTCGGCCTGCCTGACGGTGATGGCATGAGCCTGATGGCGAACCTGCGTCAGCAGTTCAAGGGGATCCCCGTTATCATCCTGACTGCCCGAGGCACTCTGCAAGATCGTCTGGCTGGGCTGGATGCCGGTGCAGACGACTATCTCGTCAAACCTTTTGTTCTCGCTGAATTGTTGGCTAGGGTGAGAGCCCTTGCGCGGCGCAGTTACGGTTTTCAGAATGAGGTGATAGAAATTCGAGGATTATCTCTCCATGTGCCGACGCGACGCGTGACGGTGGGGGCACGTAATATTGATTTGACGGCAAGTGAATACGCGCTGCTTGAAACGTTAATGCTGCGCACTGACCGCGTGCTTACACGACGGTTTCTGGAAGAAAAGATATTCGGTGCAAAAGAAAACATGAGCAATCCTCTCGATGTGCATATGGGCAATTTGCGTCGCAAAATCGGCGAGGGCTATGTGCGAACGGTGCGGGGCGTAGGGTATGTCATTGATACCGTACCGATTCAGAAGGGGGCAGGTTGA